The Carassius gibelio isolate Cgi1373 ecotype wild population from Czech Republic chromosome B22, carGib1.2-hapl.c, whole genome shotgun sequence genome window below encodes:
- the LOC127986952 gene encoding gastrula zinc finger protein xLCGF3.1-like, whose protein sequence is MTDPDPCRIKQEDTEEKIDLKEENKEIEELTEVEEKHNVKTEETSSSLSLKRRDEIYFTCPQCGKSFSFKKNLDVHIKCHLDGFSDDLKDHLKIYTREKKPYVCNLCGNSFIQMNVFKMHQIRHSDVKNHICSECGKTFFTDGALKVHLKVHTTETPYKCSHCDRSFKWSEYLKIHKMIHTGEKPHTCDQCGKSFRLKGNLSKHMKVHTGEKLHTCDQCGKSFGRNGNLNKHMKIHTGEKPYKCDQCGRGFTQKDLLNVHMTIHTGEKPYTCDQCGKSFRISSVFKMHLCTHSSERLYNCDQCGKHFFRASALNRHLKVHTVTRDLNGPYILKYMRGSILERSCFTVIHVEKVSLNYLL, encoded by the exons ATGACTGATCCAGATCCCTGCAGAATAAAACAGGAAGACACTGAAGAAAAAATAG acCTGAAAGAAGAGAACAAGGAGATTGAAGAACTGACTGAAGTAGAAGAGAAACATAATGTAAAAACTGAAGAAACGTCCTCAAGTCTCTCATTGAAAAGAAGAGATGAAATATATTTCACTtgtcctcagtgtggaaagagtttctcaTTCAAGAAAAATCTTGATGTTCACATAAAATGTCATCTTGATGGGTTTTCAGATGACCTGAAGGACCACCTGAAAATTTATACAAGGGAGAAGAAGCCTTATGTATGTAATTTATGTGGAAATAGTTTTATTCAgatgaatgtatttaaaatgcacCAGATAAGACACAGCGATGTGAAGAATCATATTTGCTCTGAGTGTGGGAAGACCTTTTTTACTGATGGCGCACTGAAAGTGCACCTGAAAGTACACACTACAGAAacaccttacaagtgttcacactgtgacaggaGCTTCAAATGGTCAGAATATCTGAAAatacacaagatgatccacactggagagaaaccacacacatgtgatcagtgtgggaagagctTCAGACTTAAAGGAAATCTTAGCAAACACATGAAAgtgcacactggagagaagctgcacacatgtgatcagtgtgggaagagttttggACGAAATGGAAATCTTAACAAACACAtgaaaatccacactggagagaagccgtacaaatgtgatcagtgtgggaggGGTTTTACACAAAAAGACCTCCTAAATGTTCACATGacaatccacactggagagaagccgtacacatgtgatcagtgtgggaagagtttcagaatatcaagtgtttttaaaatgcatCTCTGTACTCATTCTAGTGAAAGACTTTATAACTGTGACCAGTGTGGTAAACATTTCTTTAGGGCAAGTGCCCTAAATAGGCATCTGAaagttcacactgtgacaagagatttaaACGGTCCGTATATCTTAAAGTACATGAGAGGATCCATACTGGAGAGAAGCTGTTTCACTGTcattcatgttgaaaaagtttcaCTCAATTATCTTCTCTAA